In a genomic window of Ipomoea triloba cultivar NCNSP0323 chromosome 3, ASM357664v1:
- the LOC116013677 gene encoding probable L-type lectin-domain containing receptor kinase S.5, with translation MGLFPAAITVIILLCCSQAVFLQAEKNYTIQFDSFDPSEERVINDLERQNVTFTHNAMQLTPDTASDDTFNFKKTNNSGRVFLKKGFRLWEGSGNSSVASFNSTFRINIYPQEGSTAEGLTFLIASNPELPENSFGEYLGLTNSSIDGNSTNKFVAVELDTNKQSFDPDDNHVGIDINGVRSVKVESLRAHGIVLAPNSSNASFYNVWVQYDGVAKVMEVYIGKQETQLGPDSPKPDSPVLKLGLDLRDHLNQESYFGFSASTGVKYQLNCVLRWSFTIKYFPEKKDWWKIVVGVGVPVAVLGLIGAVWIVCRMRKKRKLRTQSAILGALKSLPGTPREFEFKDLKKATDNFDEKNKLGQGGYGMVYKGCLAGENLEIAVKWFSRESIKGQDDFLAELTIINRLRHKHLVKLLGWCHKYGKLLLVYEYMPHGSLDQHIFSAPEKDPLSWELRYKIVSGVASALQYLHNEFEQRVVHRDLKASNVMLDTNFNARLGDFGLARALDNERTSYAEAEGVLGTMGYIAPECFHTGKATQQSDVYAFGAVVLEVVCGQRPGTKIGGFQSLVDWVWYLHRDGRILEAVDKRLKEDFVVDEAKRLLLLGLACSHPIANERPRTSEVVQIILGSISVPYVPPFKPAFVWPSMAPIDIDSTEAETTSITTSQFNPGWTPHCVSTGEISTGHSDSLV, from the exons ATGGGACTTTTTCCGGCGGCGATCACCGTCATCATCCTTCTTTGCTGTTCCCAGGCCGTATTCCTGCAAGCTGAAAAAAACTACACCATCCAATTCGATAGCTTCGATCCAAGCGAAGAGCGAGTGATCAACGATCTTGAGCGCCAAAATGTCACATTTACCCACAATGCCATGCAGCTCACCCCCGACACAGCTTCAGACGACACCTTTAACttcaagaaaacaaataatTCCGGCAGGGTTTTCCTCAAGAAAGGCTTCCGCCTCTGGGAAGGCTCGGGAAATTCAAGCGTGGCGTCTTTTAACTCCACTTTTCGGATCAATATTTACCCCCAAGAAGGCTCCACGGCAGAAGGGCTAACTTTCTTGATTGCTTCCAACCCAGAATTGCCCGAAAACAGCTTTGGAGAGTACTTGGGGCTCACCAATTCTTCCATAGATGGTAACTCTACAAACAAATTCGTCGCGGTTGAGCTCGATACTAACAAGCAATCCTTTGATCCGGACGATAACCACGTCGGGATTGACATAAATGGCGTTAGATCTGTAAAGGTTGAATCTTTGAGGGCTCACGGCATCGTTTTGGCCCCCAATAGCTCCAATGCGAGTTTCTACAATGTGTGGGTACAGTACGACGGGGTTGCAAAAGTTATGGAGGTTTATATTGGTAAACAAGAGACCCAATTAGGCCCCGACTCGCCCAAGCCAGATTCCCCTGTTCTAAAACTAGGTCTTGATCTCAGAGATCATTTGAATCAAGAATCGTACTTTGGGTTCTCTGCTTCCACTGGGGTTAAGTACCAACTCAACTGCGTTTTGAGATGGAGCTTTACGATTAAATACTTCCCGGAGAAGAAAGATTGGTGGAAGATtgtg gtgggggtgggggtgccCGTGGCGGTTCTAGGGCTGATTGGGGCGGTTTGGATTGTTTGCAGGATGCGGAAGAAGAGAAAGCTGAGGACTCAATCTGCAATTCTGGGGGCGCTCAAGAGCCTTCCTGGAACTCCTAGGGAGTTTGAGTTTAAGGATTTGAAGAAAGCTACGGATAATTTTGATGAGAAGAATAAGCTTGGGCAGGGAGGATATGGGATGGTTTACAAAGGGTGTTTGGCTGGTGAGAATTTGGAGATTGCTGTTAAGTGGTTCTCCAGGGAGAGCATCAAGGGCCAGGATGATTTCTTGGCTGAGCTTACCATTATTAACCGTCTCCGCCATAAACATCTTGTCAAGCTTCTAG GGTGGTGCCACAAGTATGGGAAGCTACTTTTGGTGTATGAATATATGCCCCATGGCAGCTTAGATCAGCACATCTTCTCCGCCCCGGAAAAGGATCCGTTGAGTTGGGAACTAAGGTATAAAATCGTGTCTGGCGTGGCCTCGGCCTTGCAGTATCTCCACAACGAGTTCGAGCAGAGGGTGGTGCACCGTGACCTCAAAGCCAGCAACGTGATGCTAGACACCAATTTCAACGCCCGCCTGGGCGACTTCGGGCTAGCACGGGCACTTGACAACGAGAGAACCTCGTACGCTGAGGCTGAAGGGGTGCTGGGCACAATGGGGTACATTGCGCCCGAGTGTTTCCACACGGGCAAGGCCACGCAGCAGTCCGATGTGTATGCTTTCGGGGCAGTGGTTCTGGAGGTCGTGTGCGGGCAGAGACCCGGGACCAAGATTGGCGGCTTCCAGTCCCTCGTGGACTGGGTTTGGTACCTGCATCGCGACGGGAGGATCCTCGAGGCAGTGGATAAAAGGCTGAAAGAAGATTTCGTCGTCGATGAAGCTAAAAGGCTTCTGCTTTTAGGACTGGCTTGCTCTCATCCTATTGCCAATGAAAGGCCAAGAACATCTGAGGTTGTTCAGATCATATTAGGGTCAATTTCAGTCCCTTATGTGCCTCCTTTCAAGCCTGCATTTGTGTGGCCTTCCATGGCTCCCATTGACATAGATTCAACTGAGGCTGAGACAACATCTATCACAACTTCCCAGTTCAACCCAGGATGGACTCCACATTGTGTCAGTACTGGGGAGATCAGCACAGGACACTCTGATTCCTTGGTATAG
- the LOC116014211 gene encoding probable L-type lectin-domain containing receptor kinase S.5 — MGFFKIIFILVLCCSQFIFSQAEKNFTVQFSDFDQNNYPDNLHFLNAEIDSNAIQVTKDTANNRQVFQVINQSGRAFLDKPFRLWDGDKSENTSSVASFESYFRINVAPQNDTAGEPPPNNTLGGLAFLIAPNMDSPPANSSGKFLGLTNASTDGNSTNQIIAVEFDNSMQDSDPDDNHIGIDINSYTSKKVQSLTPLGIILAPINDTVFYDVWVKYNGTAKVMEVYIAKQEDPNGQTKPKPGSPILTSELDIRQYLNQESYFGFSASNGAGYQLNCVLRWNFTITYFPEKNDWWKIGVGVGVPVVVVGLIVVAWLVYLVQKKRKLRNPSLILGALKSLPGTPREFKFKELKKATENFGEKNKLGQGGYGVVYKGWLAGEGLEIAVKWFSRESIKGQGDFLAELSIINRLRHKHLVKLLGWCHRHGKLLLVYEYMPHGSLDQHLFIGGETDPLSWELRCKIVSGVGYALQYLHNEFEQRVVHRDLKASNIMLDSGFNARLGDFGLARALDNERTSYTEGEGVAGTIGYIAPECLLTGKATEQSDVYAFGAVLLEVVCGQRPGTKIGGFQSLVDWVWFLHRDGRILEAVDKRLKEDFVVEEAKRLLLLGLACSHPIANERPRTSEVVQIILGSFPVPNVPPFRPAFVWPSALPIDIDSSQTDTTTIPISPFNSGWSQTNTEHTNSLV; from the exons ATGGGATTTTTCAAGATCATCTTCATCCTCGTTCTTTGCTGTTCCCAGTTCATATTTTCACAAGCCGAAAAAAACTTCACCGTCCAATTCTCAGACTTCGACCAAAACAATTATCCCGACAATCTTCATTTCCTTAACGCAGAAATCGACAGTAACGCCATCCAAGTCACCAAGGACACCGCCAACAACCGCCAAGTCTTCCAAGTGATAAACCAGTCCGGCAGAGCGTTTCTGGACAAGCCTTTCCGGCTTTGGGACGGCGACAAATCAGAAAACACAAGCAGCGTCGCATCTTTCGAGTCCTATTTTCGCATCAATGTTGCACCCCAGAACGACACCGCCGGAGAGCCACCCCCTAACAACACGTTAGGAGGGCTAGCGTTCTTGATTGCGCCGAACATGGACTCGCCGCCGGCCAACAGCTCCGGCAAGTTCTTGGGGCTCACAAATGCGTCAACAGATGGGAACTCCACCAACCAAATCATAGCCGTTGAGTTCGATAATAGTATGCAGGATTCTGATCCCGATGATAATCATATAGGGATTGATATCAACAGTTATACATCCAAAAAGGTTCAATCTTTAACACCTCTAGGCATTATTTTGGCCCCAATTAACGACACAGTGTTCTACGATGTCTGGGTAAAATACAATGGGACTGCAAAGGTTATGGAAGTATACATTGCTAAGCAAGAGGATCCAAATGGGCAGACAAAACCTAAGCCGGGTTCCCCTATCCTAACCTCAGAACTTGATATCAGACAGTATTTGAATCAAGAATCATATTTCGGGTTCTCAGCTTCGAATGGGGCAGGATATCAGCTCAACTGTGTGCTGAGATGGAACTTTACAATCACTTATTTCCCAGAAAAGAATGATTGGTGGAAGATTGGGGTTGGGGTTGGGGTGcctgtggtggtggtggggttgATTGTGGTGGCTTGGTTGGTGTATTTAGTGCAGAAGAAAAGGAAGCTAAGGAATCCATCTTTGATCTTGGGAGCACTGAAGAGCCTGCCTGGAACTCCAAGAGAgtttaagtttaaggagttgaAGAAAGCTACAGAGAATTTTGGTGAGAAGAATAAGCTTGGACAGGGAGGATATGGGGTGGTTTACAAAGGGTGGTTGGCAGGTGAGGGTTTGGAGATTGCTGTTAAGTGGTTCTCCAGGGAGAGCATCAAGGGTCAGGGTGATTTCTTGGCCGAGCTTAGTATTATCAATCGTCTCCGCCATAAACATCTCGTCAAGCTTCTAG GATGGTGCCATAGGCATGGGAAGCTACTATTGGTGTATGAGTACATGCCCCATGGAAGCTTGGACCAGCACCTCTTCATAGGGGGTGAAACGGATCCGTTGAGTTGGGAATTGCGGTGTAAAATTGTGTCGGGCGTAGGCTACGCCTTGCAGTATCTCCACAACGAGTTCGAGCAGAGGGTTGTGCATCGTGACCTTAAAGCTAGCAATATCATGCTCGACTCCGGTTTCAATGCCCGCCTAGGCGACTTTGGCCTGGCACGGGCGCTTGACAACGAGAGAACCTCGTATACTGAGGGCGAGGGAGTGGCGGGCACAATTGGGTACATTGCACCCGAGTGTCTCCTCACGGGCAAGGCCACTGAGCAGTCTGATGTTTATGCGTTCGGGGCAGTGTTGCTGGAGGTTGTGTGTGGACAGAGACCCGGGACCAAGATTGGCGGCTTCCAGTCCCTCGTAGACTGGGTTTGGTTCCTGCATCGCGATGGGAGGATCCTCGAGGCAGTGGACAAAAGGCTCAAGGAAGATTTCGTCGTCGAAGAAGCTAAAAGACTTCTGCTGCTAGGACTGGCTTGCTCTCATCCTATTGCTAATGAAAGGCCAAGAACATCTGAGGTTGTTCAGATCATACTAGGCTCATTTCCAGTGCCAAATGTTCCTCCATTCAGGCCTGCATTTGTGTGGCCATCAGCACTGCCCATTGATATAGATTCATCTCAAACTGATACAACAACTATCCCAATTTCCCCCTTCAACTCAGGATGGAGCCAGACCAATACAGAGCACACAAACTCCTTGGTATAG
- the LOC116014209 gene encoding kinesin-like protein KIN-14E: protein MISDMPPVMAQSMRSGRSSFGSSNGYETPHHSSATSREEDYDSDGSNFAPFTPTALSSDLSRELSGAIPYIDKFQVEVFLKAMQKQIHSAGKRGFFSKKSVGPQVREKFTFEDMLSFQRETIPTSVLKINGDLVTRAVKIFQIILKYMGVDSSDRVIAISLDEQIELIGKLYKLALKRPELRDELFAQISKQTRKNPDRQYLIKAWELMYLCASCMPASKEIGGYLSEYIHTVAHGATTDSEVQVFALNTLNALTRSVKAGPRRTIPGREEIEALLTGKKLTTIVFFLDETFEEITYDMATTVTDAVEELAGIIKLSTFSGFSLFECRKVVTGSKGPDPGNEEYIGLDDNMYIGDLLADFKASKDKSKGEIMHCKLVFKKKLFRESDEAVTDQMFMQLSYVQLQHDYILGNYPVGRDDAAKLSALQILVEIGFVNGPESCVDWRTLLERFLPRQIAITRAKREWDLDIISRYQSMENLTKDDARQQFLRILRTLPYGNSVFFAVRKIDDPIGLLPGRIILGINKRGVHFFRPVPKEYLHSAELRDIMQFGSSNAAVFFKMRVAGVLHIFQFETKQGEEICVALQTHINDVMLRRYSKTRSASNGSVNGDLSNNSKTPNMDVYEKRIQDLTKALEESKKKVNELLEDSNERENQELKIHEELESLKDCLRSEKQNLAAVASDCDKFKSLFEEKDSELQATLAEKQSMEMRLAKLSPLGLENNIRKELVEANNQVLRKIQDELKARLMELHAAEETKRKLLNEKVSLEEKISRLEKKKSDEKNFEHECKALTVQVSELQNKLEEVKQDLAVAQSTLAAKDRELEVLQNNLKELEELREMKEDIDRKNEQTAAILKMQGAQLAEMEGLYREEQLLRKRYFNMIEDMKGKIRVCCRLRPLSDKEIGAKERNVVTSADEFTVEHLWKDERKQHIYDRVFDENSTQEDVFEDTKFLVQSAVDGYNVCIFAYGQTGSGKTFTIYGSDRNPGLTPRTISELFKIIKQDSNKFSFSLKTYMVELYQDSLVDLLLPKSANRLKLEIKKDSKGMVVVENVSVVAVSTYEELKAIIQRGSEQRHTTGTLMNEQSSRSHLILSIIIESTNLQTQTIARGKLSFVDLAGSERVKKSGSSGKQLKEAQSINKSLSALGDVISALSSGVQHIPYRNHKLTMLMSDSLGGNAKTLMFVNISPAESNLDESHNSLTYASRVRSIINDPSKNVSSKEVERLKRLVAYWKEQAGQKGEDEDLEEIREERPTKDKTDGRVSM from the exons ATGATCTCTGATATGCCACCAGTTATGGCTCAGAGCATGAGGTCAGGCAGGTCTTCTTTTGGCTCCAGTAATGGATATGAAACTCCTCACCATTCTTCTGCTACTTCAAGGGAGGAGGATTATGATAGTGATGGTTCAAATTTTGCTCCATT CACACCAACTGCACTTTCATCAGATCTTTCTCGTGAACTTTCCGGTGCCATACCGTATATTGATAAGTTTCAG GTGGAGGTGTTTCTGAAGGCTATGCAAAAGCAGATTCACTCTGCCGGAAAACGCggtttcttttctaaaaaatcCGTGGGCCCTCAAGTTCGAGAAAAATTCACATTTGAAGATATGCTCTCTTTCCAAAGG GAAACTATCCCGACATCAGTTTTGAAGATAAATGGAGACCTTGTTACTAGGGCAGTTAAGATTTTTCAGATCATTTTGAAGTATATGGGAGTTGACTCCTCTGATCGGGTGATTGCTATAAGCTTAGATGAACAAATTGAGCTTATTGGCAAACTATATAAGCTGGCATTGAAGCGACCTGAGCTTCGAGATGAACTGTTTGCACAAATTTCAAAGCAAACAAGAAAGAATCCTGATAG GCAATATTTGATTAAGGCATGGGAGCTGATGTACCTCTGTGCATCTTGCATGCCTGCTAGCAAAGAAATTGGTGGATACTTATCAGAGTATATTCATACTGTGGCACATGGAGCGACTACTGATTCTGAGGTCCAAGTCTTTGCATTGAACACATTAAATGCTTTGACACGCTCTGTTAAAGCTGGACCTAGACGCACAATTCCTGGCCGGGAAGAGATTGAAGCTCTATTGACTGGAAAAAAGCTAACAACAATAGTGTTTTTCTTGGATGAAACTTTCGAGGAAATTACGTATGACATGGCCACAACCGTTACTGACGCTGTTGAG GAGCTTGCGGGGATAATTAAGTTGTCAACATTTTCTGGCTTTAGCCTTTTTGAGTGCCGTAAGGTTGTTACTGGTTCTAAAGGACCAGATCCTGGAAATG AGGAGTACATTGGTTTAGATGACAACATGTATATTGGAGATCTACTTGCTGACTTCAAGGCATCCAAAGACAAGAGTAAAGGAGAGATCATGCACTGCAAATTGGTATTCAAAAAGAAGTTATTTCGGGAGTCAGATGAAGCTGTAACAGACCAAATGTTCATGCAATTGTCTTATGTTCAA TTACAACATGATTATATACTGGGGAATTATCCTGTTGGGAGGGATGATGCTGCAAAGCTATCTGCTTTGCAAATATTGGTTGAAATTGGATTTGTTAATGGCCCTGAGTCATGCGT TGATTGGCGAACACTGCTAGAGCGATTTCTACCCAGACAAATCGCAATTACTCGTGCAAAGAGGGAATGGGATTTGGACATCATTTCTCGTTATCAGTCAATG GAAAATCTGACAAAAGACGATGCCAGGCAACAATTTTTGCGGATCTTGAGGACTCTTCCTTATGGAAATTCAGTTTTCTTTGCTGTTCGTAAGATTGATGATCCAATTGGACTCTTGCCAGGAAGAATTATATTGGGCATAAACAAGCGAGGG GTTCATTTTTTCCGTCCAGTTCCAAAGGAATATTTGCATTCAGCTGAGCTAAGGGACATAATGCAATTTGGTAGCAGTAATGCCGCTGTATTCTTTAAGATGAGAGTTGCTGGTGTCTTACATATATTTCAATTTGAAACTAAGCAG GGAGAGGAGATATGTGTTGCCCTTCAGACACATATCAACGACGTGATGTTACGCCGCTATTCTAAAACTCGCTCTGCTTCAAATGGTTCGGTTAATGGAGATCTTTCAAATAATTCCAAGACTCCAAACATGGATGTTTATGAAAAACGTATTCAGGACTTAACCAAAGCCCTTGAAGAATCCAAAAAGAAAGTCAATGAA TTGCTGGAAGATTCAAATGAAAGAGAAAATCAAGAATTGAAAATACATGAAGAGCTGGAAAGCTTGAAAGATTGCTTGAGATCAGAGAAGCAGAATTTAGCTGCGGTGGCTAGTGATTGTGATAAATTCAAATCattatttgaagaaaaagaTTCAGAACTTCAG GCTACGTTAGCAGAGAAGCAGAGCATGGAAATGAGGCTTGCAAAATTGAGTCCTCTAGGGTTGGAGAACAATATCAGAAAGGAATTGGTAGAAGCAAATAATCAG GTCTTACGCAAGATCCAAGATGAGTTGAAAGCACGACTCATGGAGTTGCATGCTGCAGAAGAAACAAAGAGGAAGCTTTTGAATGAAAAAGTGTCATTAGAAGAAAAAATTTCAAGGCTTGAAAAGAAGAAATCTGATGAG AAAAACTTTGAACATGAATGCAAGGCATTAACTGTTCAAGTTTCCGAGCTTCAAAATAAACTGGAAGAGGTTAAACAGGATTTGGCAGTTGCACAATCCACTCTTGCAGCAAAGGACAGGGAGTTGGAAGTGTTGCAGAATAATCTAAAGGAGCTCGAGGAATTGAGAGAAATGAAAGAG GATATTGATCGAAAGAATGAGCAAACTGCAGCAATTTTGAAGATGCAAGGGGCACAGTTGGCTGAGATGGAAGGACTTTATAGAGAGGAACAACTATTGAGGAAAAGATACTTTAACATGATAGAAG ATATGAAAGGAAAAATCAGAGTCTGCTGTAGATTAAGGCCACTTAGTGACAAAGAAATTGGTGCAAAGGAAAGAAATGTGGTCACAAGTGCTGATGAGTTCACTGTCGAACATTTGTGGAAAGATGAGagaaaacaacatatatatgatCGTGTTTTTGACGAAAACTCTACTCAAGAAGATGTATTTGAAGATACAAAG TTTTTGGTGCAATCTGCTGTTGATGGATACAATGTGTGCATCTTTGCATATGGACAAACGGGCTCCGGGAAGACATTTACAATTTATGGATCTGATAGAAATCCCGGACTAACACCAAGAACTATCTctgaactttttaaaattatcaagCAGGATAGCAACAAGTTCTCCTTTTCCTTGAAG ACTTACATGGTGGAATTGTATCAAGATTCATTGGTAGACCTCCTCCTACCAAAGTCTGCAAATCGTTTGAAActggaaataaaaaaagattCGAAG GGCATGGTTGTTGTGGAGAATGTGTCTGTTGTAGCTGTTTCGACATACGAGGAGCTAAAAGCTATTATTCAGAGAGGATCTGAGCAGCGTCATACAACTGGAACCCTTATGAACGAACAGAGTTCTAGATCTCACTTGATTCTTTCTATTATTATCGAAAGTACAAATCTTCAAACACAAACTATTGCTAGGGGAAAG CTAAGTTTTGTGGATCTTGCTGGATCTGAAAGAGTGAAAAAATCGGGCTCTTCTGGTAAACAGCTAAAGGAAGCTCAAAGCATTAACAAATCGCTCTCAGCACTTGGGGATGTCATTAGTGCATTGTCTTCTGGGGTCCAACACATCCCTTACCGAAACCACAAGCTAACCATGTTGATGAGTGATTCACTTGGTGGAAACGCCAAAACGCTAATGTTTGTCAACATATCTCCCGCTGAATCAAACTTGGATGAGTCTCACAACTCCTTGAC GTATGCATCAAGAGTGCGGTCTATAATCAACGATCCCAGCAAGAACGTTTCGTCCAAGGAAGTGGAACGTTTGAAGAGATTAGTGGCGTATTGGAAGGAGCAAGCTGGGCAGAAGGGGGAGGATGAGGATTTGGAGGAGATCCGAGAAGAGAGACCTACCAAGGATAAAACCGATGGCCGTGTTTCCATGTAA
- the LOC116013310 gene encoding auxin response factor 8-like, with protein sequence MKLSTSGLGQQPHEGENKCLNSELWHACAGPLVCLPTVGSRVVYFPQGHSEQVAATTNKEVDGQIPNYPNLPPQLICQLHNVTMHADVETDEVYAQMTLQPLTPEEQKDTYLPVELGIPSKQPTNYFCKTLTASDTSTHGGFSVPRRAAEKVFPPLDFSQTPPCQELIARDLHDVEWKFRHIFRGQPKRHLLTTGWSVFVSAKRLVAGDSVLFIWNEKNQLLLGIRRATRPQTVMPSSVLSSDSMHIGLLAAAAHAAATNSCFTVFYNPRASPSEFVIPLSKYIKAVYHTRISVGMRFRMLFETEESSVRRYMGTITGIGDLDPVRWANSHWRSVKVGWDESTAGERQPRVSLWEIEPLTTFPMYSSLFPLRLKRPWYPGPSSFQDSNNEVINGMTWLRGEIGEQGGPQSLNVQSFGMLPWMQQRVDPAMLRTDINQQYQAMLAAGMQNFGSADLFKQQLMQFQQPVQYLQASGSHNPLLQQQQVIQQPMSSHMLPAQTQMLSDSLQRHPQQQTSGQTEEPAQQHAYQEAFPVSHDQLQQRPLSNIPSPSFSKTNFADTNSKFAPPVSPSSMQSMLGSLCPEGSSNLLNFKRTGQSALNEHQPQQSWLPKFANSHISTCSNSVSTPSYPGKEASSQQETCAVDAHNQSFFGASIDSPGLLLPTTLSSVTTSVVADVSSLPSGASGFQNSPYGYVQDSSELVSSAGQDDQSTPRTFVKVYKSGYVGRSLDITRISSYHELRQELAQMFGIEGLLEDPQRSGWQLVFVDRENDVLLLGDDPWEAFVNNVWYIKILSPEDVQKLGKQEAKSLSRNTIERMHGSGADGRDHLSGFPSLGSLEY encoded by the exons GAGAGAACAAGTGTTTGAATTCAGAGCTATGGCATGCATGTGCTGGTCCTCTGGTGTGCCTTCCCACAGTGGGGAGTCGGGTGGTTTACTTTCCTCAGGGTCATAGTGAACAG GTTGCGGCAACAACTAATAAAGAAGTTGATGGCCAGATACCCAATTATCCTAACTTGCCACCACAGTTGATCTGCCAGCTCCACAATGTCACAATGCAT GCAGATGTTGAAACTGATGAAGTATATGCTCAAATGACATTGCAACCTCTGACTCCG GAGGAACAAAAAGATACATATCTTCCTGTTGAGTTGGGAATTCCTAGCAAGCAGCCCACTAATTATTTTTGCAAGACGCTTACAGCAAGTGATACTAGCACTCATGGTGGCTTCTCTGTTCCTCGTCGAGCTGCAGAGAAAGTTTTCCCTCCTCTG GATTTCTCGCAGACACCACCTTGCCAAGAACTCATTGCAAGGGATCTGCATGATGTTGAATGGAAGTTCAGACATATTTTCCGAG GGCAGCCCAAGCGGCATCTTCTTACTACTGGCTGGAGTGTGTTTGTCAGTGCCAAAAGACTTGTTGCTGGAGATTCTGTTCTTTTCATCTG GAATGAGAAAAATCAGCTGCTGCTGGGAATTCGTCGTGCTACCAGACCACAAACGGTAATGCCATCATCAGTTCTGTCAAGTGACAGTATGCACATTGGACTCTTAGCTGCTGCTGCTCATGCTGCAGCTACCAATAGCTGTTTCACTGTGTTTTACAACCCACG GGCTAGTCCATCCGAGTTTGTCATACCTCTTTCAAAATACATTAAAGCTGTATACCACACCCGTATCTCTGTTGGAATGCGTTTTAGGATGCTATTTGAAACAGAAGAATCAAGTGTTCGGAG ATACATGGGAACAATTACTGGCATTGGTGACTTGGATCCTGTTCGCTGGGCAAACTCTCACTGGCGGTCTGTCAAG GTCGGTTGGGATGAGTCAACTGCAGGTGAAAGACAGCCAAGGGTATCATTATGGGAGATTGAGCCTTTGACTACTTTTCCCATGTACTCATCGTTATTTCCCCTTAGGCTAAAAAGGCCTTGGTATCCAGGACCCTCGTCTTTTCAAG ACAGCAATAATGAAGTTATTAATGGAATGACATGGCTAAGAGGAGAAATTGGCGAGCAAGGAGGACCCCAATCCCTGAATGTTCAGTCTTTTGGTATGCTTCCCTGGATGCAACAGAGAGTTGATCCAGCAATGCTCCGGACTGATATTAATCAGCAGTACCAAGCTATGCTCGCGGCAGGCATGCAAAATTTTGGAAGTGCGGATCTGTTCAAACAGCAATTAATGCAGTTTCAACAGCCTGTCCAATATCTTCAAGCTTCAGGTAGCCATAATCCCTTGTTACAGCAGCAGCAAGTAATCCAGCAACCAATGTCTTCACACATGCTACCTGCACAAACCCAAATGCTATCAGATAGCCTGCAAAGGCATCCCCAACAGCAAACCAGTGGTCAGACAGAGGAACCGGCCCAGCAACATGCTTACCAGGAAGCTTTCCCTGTCTCACATGACCAGCTTCAGCAAAGGCCACTGTCAAATATTCCTTCTCCATCATTTTCGAAAACAAATTTTGCAGATACAAACTCAAAATTTGCGCCACCAGTTTCTccttcaagcatgcaatccatgCTGGGTTCCCTCTGTCCTGAAGGGAGTAGTAATCTGTTAAATTTCAAAAGAACTGGTCAGTCTGCACTCAATGAGCACCAACCCCAACAGTCCTGGTTGCCAAAATTTGCCAACTCACATATCAGCACTTGTTCCAACTCAGTGTCAACCCCATCATATCCTGGGAAAGAGGCATCTAGTCAGCAGGAGACTTGTGCTGTAGATGCTCACAATCAATCCTTTTTTGGTGCTAGTATAGACTCTCCTGGACTTCTCCTTCCTACTACATTATCAAGTGTTACTACTTCAGTTGTTGCAGATGTGTCCTCTTTACCATCAGGGGCTTCTGGATTTCAGAATTCTCCATATGGTTATGTGCAAGACTCTTCTGAGTTGGTGTCCAGTGCGGGACAAGATGATCAATCAACCCCTCGTACATTTGTCAAG gTTTATAAATCAGGATATGTTGGGAGGTCATTGGATATCACCCGAATAAGCAGCTATCATGAGCTACGACAGGAACTTGCTCAGATGTTCGGGATTGAAGGGTTACTTGAGGACCCGCAGAGATCAGGCTGGCAGCTTGTATTTGTTGACAGGGAGAATGATGTACTTCTTCTTGGAGACGACCCTTGGGA GGCATTTGTGAACAATGTCTGGTATATCAAAATCCTTTCTCCCGAGGATGTGCAGAAGCTGGGGAAGCAAGAAGCCAAATCCCTTAGCCGAAACACAATCGAAAGGATGCATGGCAGTGGCGCTGATGGACGAGACCACCTGTCTGGATTTCCATCTCTAGGTTCGCTCGAGTACTGA